From the Mesorhizobium koreense genome, the window TTTCAGCGGACGGCTGACCGCGCTTCGCATATGGAGGAATCGCGGCCGTTTCATCGTGACAGGGGCTGAAGCCTCTCAAATCGAGTCCGCAGGCTCCCGATAATACGAGGAATACTTGTCGAGATAGTGTTCCGCCGCGCCGTAAGTCCCATAACGGCCAAGCCTCTTGGTATCCGTCTTGTTCAGCACCACGCCGAGCACCTTCGCCGCGATCTGGGGCTCGTTCTGCAATGCGGTGCGCACGAGGTTTCTCGGCGTGGCTCCCCATTCGGCCACCAGGACAAAACCGTCGACATGCTGCTCGAAAGCCTTTGCGTCCACCACCGGACCGAAGGGCGGCAGGTCCACGATGATGTAATTGTACGAACCGCGGGCGGCATTGATGAGGTTTGCCATGCCCGGCCCGGAAAGCAGCTCGCTTGTATGCGACAGCCGGCCGCCGAGCACATTCGGAATGATCGACAGCCTCGTCCCGCTCGTGACCTTGACGACGTTCTGCCAGCGCTCCTCCCCGAGGATCGCTTCGACCAGCCCGGCTTCGGGTGCGATGGAAAGGGCACGACTCAGCCCCGGATTGCGCATGTCGCCATCGATGAGAAGCGTCCTGGCGCCCGTCGCGGCGCACAGTTCGGCGAAGTTGGCCGCAACCGTGGTCTTGCCCTCACGCGGCAGGACCGAGATGAAGCTGATGAGCTTGCACGGCCTGCCGTGTAATACGATGTCGACACCGAGCTTTATGTTGCGCAGCGTCTCCGCGAAGGAGGAAGCGGGCGCTCGCGACGCTATCCTAAGCGGGCTGGGCGTTTGCGAAGACGGTGTGCCGACGGCCGGGGGATCGTCCTTCCTTGCGTGAGCGACCCGCCGCCCAAGCCTGGGCAGATAACCGAAGAAATTGAGGTTGAGCATGTCGCGGACATCCTCGCCGGTCCGGAAGAAACGCTCGCGGAACTCCTGGACCGCGCCGATGCCGGCTCCGGCAAACATGCCAAGTATGATCGACAGACCGAGCACCAGGATCTTCCTCGGGCTCGAGGGTGATTTGGGATCGATGGCATCCGATATGACCCGCGCCTTTGCGATCGGGAAGGACCCCTGCTGCAAAGCCTCGGCGTTCCGCGAAAGGAAATCCCTGTAGAGCGTCGAGAGCGCGTCCGCCCTCTGCTCGAGATTCTTCAGTTGCACCATGGACTGGCTGTCCGTGGTGTTCTGGCCCGTGAGTTTGGACACGTTCTGCCGGAGCGATTCCTCACGCGCCTTTGCAACCTGGTATTCGTTGCGATAACTCTCTGTGAGTTGCTGAAGTTCGTGATAGATCTGCTTCTCAAGGTCGGCCTGCTGGGCGCGCAACGCCACCGCCTGCGGGTGAT encodes:
- a CDS encoding polysaccharide biosynthesis tyrosine autokinase, which encodes MYQRNQPLSGPFRPTPEQANEFIDLEQLLAIAQRRVWIVILCAIAGLVLGVLYLLVTPPEYTSVTDVLIDDSMQKYAQDTASPAPAAAQLDAQVYSQVEIMKSEKLARSVVAAEKLDQNNAFLYPPQSPLDWAKGEVKGVIRWFLPRSEGTGKGGISPAEAKVQRAVEVLQSNLTVTRVGHSNVIELSYLANDPQLSGSIARAYAKAYLTDQLNANFDATEQASIWLQGRIDDLRERSQQAALEAEKYRAAHGLTSTSGELLSDQQLSDLNKQLILAQADTANAFARYSQFKAIVDSGPDNAVKNATVPTDKSVGGSNNAIINDLKARYLDITRREQEVASRFGEDHPQAVALRAQQADLEKQIYHELQQLTESYRNEYQVAKAREESLRQNVSKLTGQNTTDSQSMVQLKNLEQRADALSTLYRDFLSRNAEALQQGSFPIAKARVISDAIDPKSPSSPRKILVLGLSIILGMFAGAGIGAVQEFRERFFRTGEDVRDMLNLNFFGYLPRLGRRVAHARKDDPPAVGTPSSQTPSPLRIASRAPASSFAETLRNIKLGVDIVLHGRPCKLISFISVLPREGKTTVAANFAELCAATGARTLLIDGDMRNPGLSRALSIAPEAGLVEAILGEERWQNVVKVTSGTRLSIIPNVLGGRLSHTSELLSGPGMANLINAARGSYNYIIVDLPPFGPVVDAKAFEQHVDGFVLVAEWGATPRNLVRTALQNEPQIAAKVLGVVLNKTDTKRLGRYGTYGAAEHYLDKYSSYYREPADSI